Proteins found in one Pontibacter sp. SGAir0037 genomic segment:
- a CDS encoding glycoside hydrolase family 65 protein: protein METARAEDGAWVIQFDHYDPEDEGRRESLLAIGNGCIVSRAAAPESGDDKIHYPGTYRVGCYNELTSHIQGQEVKNESMVNLPNWLPLSFRVEQGPWFSLEDVTILSYRQTLHLQKSLLSRTVYFSDQQGRRTLLRERRFISMAQPHLMCLSLEITAENWSGNLEIRTGLDGHITNNKVPRYAPYNRHHLEIQQTGSWADNNLELIARTVQSDFTMAFTARTQVKVNGAALTGIASVKPEKEKIFSTMQVFLQKGDKVNIEKIAALYTSINMPAGECRQAAREALLAAPDFNTLLTAHEAAWQQLWHRCQLTMDNQEQLLLFRLHIFHILQNLSPYTAEMDAGVPPSGWQGEEYHGQVFWDEVFIFPFLIFHFPESARSLLHYRYRRLHAARQLAAQHGFAGAMYPWRSASDGEEETPPFQLNPLSGRWMHDYTFLQRHVGAIIAYNIWYYVQITNDLAFLADCGAELFLEIARFWASIATYNKHLDRYEIHGVVGPDEYHTAYQHADKPGISNNSYTNLMAVWTLSHAGALLQLLPEQAQQELLEKLKLTPDELEQWDTISRKMRFVFNSDGTLSQFEGFEELQKFDLYTLRQKHGTERLDWVLESTHDSVQHYQISKQADTPVLLYLFRPEELTALFRRNGYEVKEDLLHRTLEHHLAHTAHESTLSKVVFAGAFAAFDPAVSWTFFKETQQVDISSEDKGTAEGIHMAAMGGTLAVLQHHYLGWQVQDGKLEMHPDLPQALGRVYFSLQFRNKELLCQAERASGAWEKPPVLPEEVASKESSESSI from the coding sequence ATGGAGACGGCAAGAGCTGAAGATGGTGCCTGGGTTATTCAGTTTGACCATTACGACCCGGAAGATGAGGGGAGGCGTGAATCTTTGCTGGCAATCGGAAACGGATGCATTGTTTCCAGGGCCGCTGCGCCAGAGTCGGGCGATGATAAAATTCATTATCCGGGCACTTACCGGGTTGGCTGCTACAACGAGCTGACAAGCCATATACAGGGGCAGGAGGTAAAGAATGAATCGATGGTGAACCTGCCGAACTGGCTCCCGCTTTCTTTTCGTGTGGAGCAGGGTCCCTGGTTTTCGCTGGAGGATGTAACGATTCTGTCTTACAGGCAAACGCTGCACCTGCAGAAAAGTCTGCTAAGTCGCACGGTGTATTTCAGCGATCAGCAGGGCCGGCGTACCCTGCTCCGGGAACGGCGTTTCATCAGCATGGCCCAGCCGCACCTGATGTGCCTATCCCTGGAAATAACGGCAGAAAACTGGTCGGGAAACCTCGAAATACGGACTGGCCTCGACGGCCACATCACCAACAACAAAGTACCGCGCTATGCTCCTTATAACCGGCATCACCTGGAAATACAGCAGACAGGCAGTTGGGCCGACAATAACCTGGAACTGATCGCCCGCACGGTACAATCCGATTTTACCATGGCTTTTACGGCACGAACACAGGTAAAAGTAAATGGTGCCGCCCTGACTGGAATTGCTTCAGTAAAACCTGAAAAGGAAAAGATTTTCAGTACGATGCAGGTGTTTCTGCAGAAAGGCGACAAAGTGAACATAGAGAAAATTGCAGCGCTTTATACTTCCATCAACATGCCTGCCGGGGAGTGTCGGCAGGCGGCACGCGAAGCGCTGCTTGCCGCTCCCGACTTCAATACACTGCTTACAGCCCACGAAGCAGCCTGGCAGCAACTCTGGCACCGTTGCCAGCTAACGATGGACAATCAGGAACAGCTCCTTCTGTTTCGCCTGCACATATTCCATATCCTGCAGAACCTCTCGCCTTACACTGCTGAGATGGATGCCGGTGTACCTCCAAGCGGCTGGCAGGGCGAAGAATATCATGGCCAGGTTTTCTGGGATGAGGTGTTTATCTTCCCGTTCCTGATTTTTCATTTTCCTGAGTCGGCCCGGTCGCTGCTGCATTACCGCTACCGCCGCCTGCATGCAGCCCGGCAACTGGCTGCTCAACATGGATTCGCGGGTGCTATGTATCCCTGGCGCAGCGCCAGCGATGGCGAGGAAGAAACCCCGCCTTTCCAGCTGAACCCGCTCTCAGGTCGCTGGATGCACGACTATACGTTCCTGCAGCGCCACGTGGGGGCTATCATCGCCTACAACATCTGGTACTATGTGCAGATAACCAACGACCTTGCCTTTCTGGCTGATTGTGGTGCGGAGCTTTTCCTGGAGATTGCCCGCTTCTGGGCCAGCATAGCTACCTACAACAAACACCTGGACCGCTACGAAATTCATGGCGTAGTGGGTCCTGACGAATACCATACAGCCTATCAGCATGCGGATAAGCCAGGGATCAGCAACAATAGCTACACCAACCTAATGGCTGTCTGGACGCTTTCTCACGCCGGAGCATTGCTGCAACTCCTGCCCGAGCAAGCGCAGCAAGAACTACTGGAGAAGCTGAAACTGACACCCGATGAACTGGAACAATGGGATACCATCAGCCGGAAGATGCGGTTTGTATTTAACAGCGATGGCACGCTCTCCCAATTCGAAGGCTTTGAAGAGCTGCAAAAATTTGACCTGTACACCTTACGGCAAAAGCACGGAACAGAGCGGCTCGACTGGGTACTGGAAAGCACGCACGACTCGGTGCAGCATTACCAGATTTCCAAACAAGCCGATACCCCTGTGTTGCTGTACCTTTTCAGGCCTGAAGAACTTACCGCCCTGTTTCGTCGCAATGGCTATGAGGTGAAGGAAGACCTGCTCCACCGGACGCTGGAACACCATCTTGCCCATACGGCGCACGAATCCACGCTCTCCAAAGTTGTGTTCGCAGGAGCTTTCGCGGCCTTTGATCCCGCTGTTTCCTGGACGTTTTTTAAGGAAACGCAACAGGTAGATATATCATCGGAAGATAAAGGAACGGCTGAGGGCATTCATATGGCTGCTATGGGCGGTACACTGGCTGTGCTGCAACACCATTACCTGGGCTGGCAGGTACAGGACGGTAAACTGGAGATGCATCCTGATTTGCCGCAGGCCTTGGGCCGTGTATACTTTTCACTTCAGTTTCGAAATAAGGAACTCCTGTGCCAGGCAGAGCGCGCTTCCGGTGCATGGGAAAAACCGCCTGTACTGCCCGAAGAGGTTGCTTCAAAAGAAAGTTCTGAATCCAGCATCTAA
- a CDS encoding AI-2E family transporter has protein sequence MKNISIYRVNAVLLLGILTVVALYYGKPFFIPLFFAIALSMLMVPVSNWLEARGVGRIWATLLCILIILLFIAGIILVISLQAASFSKDLPQIQQQLQQTLDNLQDWIQQKYGVAPEQQVQFAKEQISKISQSANQFLTSVVGGFFGLLTSFALVILYFFFLMWKRETYEQFFLRVFSSESKPATRETLQQITKVSGQYLIGRLISMIFLAVCYGIGFSILGLKNALLISIIAVLPTLVPYVGAFVGGAFPILMAFVSGSTGMILPVIIILVAAQVIDNNIIEPLVMGNKLNIKPIMTIFAIVLGELIWGIPGMILFEPLFAVIRIVCAHVPKLHPYSFLIEDDQDEMKWLEKVKSVLRK, from the coding sequence ATGAAAAACATCTCCATTTACCGTGTTAATGCAGTATTGCTCCTGGGTATTCTCACAGTGGTAGCTCTCTACTATGGAAAGCCGTTCTTTATACCGCTGTTCTTTGCCATAGCGCTTTCGATGCTCATGGTGCCTGTGAGCAATTGGCTGGAGGCAAGAGGCGTGGGACGTATATGGGCTACACTGTTGTGTATTCTTATCATCCTGCTGTTTATAGCCGGCATTATCCTGGTCATTTCGTTGCAGGCAGCCAGCTTTTCAAAAGACCTGCCCCAGATACAGCAACAGCTACAGCAAACCCTGGATAACCTGCAGGATTGGATACAGCAAAAGTACGGCGTGGCCCCGGAACAACAGGTACAGTTTGCCAAAGAGCAAATATCGAAAATTTCACAGTCGGCCAATCAGTTTTTAACTTCAGTGGTAGGCGGATTCTTCGGATTGCTTACTTCGTTTGCGCTGGTGATCCTCTATTTCTTTTTCCTGATGTGGAAACGCGAAACTTACGAGCAGTTTTTCCTGAGAGTGTTCTCTAGCGAAAGCAAACCTGCCACCCGGGAAACCCTGCAACAAATAACGAAAGTATCGGGGCAGTACCTGATCGGGCGGCTAATTTCCATGATCTTTCTGGCAGTTTGCTATGGGATTGGTTTCTCCATACTTGGGCTTAAGAATGCGCTGCTTATCAGTATTATCGCTGTACTGCCAACGCTTGTTCCTTATGTGGGGGCTTTTGTTGGTGGTGCTTTCCCCATACTGATGGCGTTTGTAAGTGGTTCTACCGGCATGATTTTACCCGTTATAATCATCCTGGTTGCTGCTCAGGTAATCGATAATAATATCATAGAGCCTTTGGTAATGGGTAATAAACTGAATATTAAGCCTATTATGACCATATTTGCCATTGTGCTCGGGGAACTGATCTGGGGCATACCGGGCATGATTTTGTTTGAACCTTTATTTGCTGTTATCCGGATTGTCTGTGCCCATGTGCCCAAGCTGCACCCTTATAGTTTTCTAATAGAGGATGACCAGGACGAAATGAAGTGGCTTGAAAAAGTAAAGAGCGTGTTGCGGAAATAA
- a CDS encoding alpha-amylase family protein, with amino-acid sequence MKRQLAATALSFFLIFQATPESLAQKNASSTKRLATPQQVESLWYKNSIIYSVDIDAFKDSDGDGTGDFNGLTQQLDYLQLLGVDVLWLAPFQPSPKLDNGYDISDYYGVNPKLGTPGDFAEFMYQARKRGMRVITDLVLNHTSDQHPWFQEARQNPNSRFRDWYVWSKDRPKDWNKGMVFPGVQEATWSYDEKAGAYYSHRFYKFQPDLNYQNPAVQREAERIIGFWLQQGVDGFRLDAVPFIIEDPRSDREKPIHYFEQISSIRRFTQFRNGNAIILGEANVLPDENQRYFGEEGNGIQMMFNFYVNQHLFYTLASKELKPLKKALEGTRDIPPTAQWGNFLRNHDELDLGRLTEKQRNKVYQEFGPQKNMQLYERGIRRRLAPMLHNRKQLELAYSLMFSLPGTPVIRYGDEIAMGDDLSLKEREAVRTPMQWSAGKHAGFSTSDQPLENPVIDKGEFAYQQVNVEAQLREPGSFLNWTANLIRVRKLCPEIGWGDWQILETGSPYVLAMQYAFKGNHVVLLQNFSETPQQVSFSSGATAKNRLENLLQPETLQADDKGQVKTQVEGYGYRWYRIGGMLPLHDIK; translated from the coding sequence ATGAAAAGACAATTAGCAGCCACTGCCCTGAGCTTTTTTTTAATCTTTCAGGCTACTCCGGAATCACTTGCACAAAAAAATGCTTCTTCAACTAAAAGGCTGGCCACACCGCAACAGGTAGAGAGCCTCTGGTATAAGAACAGCATTATTTACAGTGTCGATATAGATGCCTTCAAAGACTCAGACGGTGACGGAACAGGCGATTTCAACGGTCTTACCCAGCAGTTGGATTACCTGCAGCTGCTGGGGGTGGATGTGCTGTGGCTGGCTCCCTTTCAGCCTTCTCCGAAGTTGGACAATGGGTACGACATAAGCGATTACTATGGGGTAAATCCTAAACTTGGCACACCAGGCGACTTTGCTGAGTTTATGTATCAGGCCAGGAAACGGGGGATGCGTGTGATAACGGATTTAGTGCTGAACCATACTTCCGATCAGCATCCGTGGTTTCAGGAGGCTAGGCAAAACCCCAACTCCCGCTTCCGCGACTGGTATGTATGGTCGAAAGACAGGCCCAAAGACTGGAACAAAGGAATGGTTTTTCCGGGTGTACAGGAGGCAACCTGGAGCTATGATGAAAAAGCGGGCGCATACTACTCGCATCGGTTCTACAAATTTCAGCCAGACCTGAACTATCAGAACCCGGCAGTGCAGCGCGAGGCAGAGCGAATTATTGGTTTCTGGCTGCAACAAGGCGTAGACGGATTCCGACTGGATGCCGTGCCCTTCATCATAGAAGACCCCAGGTCTGATCGGGAGAAACCAATCCATTATTTTGAGCAGATCAGCAGCATCAGGCGTTTTACGCAATTCAGAAACGGGAATGCTATTATTTTAGGAGAGGCCAATGTGTTGCCTGATGAAAACCAGCGGTACTTTGGAGAGGAAGGAAACGGCATCCAGATGATGTTTAATTTCTATGTGAACCAGCACCTGTTTTACACCCTGGCTTCAAAAGAACTGAAGCCTCTGAAAAAAGCCCTGGAAGGTACTCGCGATATTCCGCCCACCGCACAATGGGGAAACTTCCTGCGCAACCACGACGAGCTGGACCTGGGCAGACTTACAGAGAAACAACGAAACAAGGTATACCAGGAATTCGGGCCCCAGAAAAACATGCAGTTGTATGAGAGGGGCATCCGGCGCAGACTGGCTCCCATGCTTCATAATCGCAAGCAACTGGAACTGGCCTACAGCCTGATGTTCTCCCTGCCCGGCACTCCTGTTATCCGCTACGGCGATGAAATTGCGATGGGAGACGACCTGAGCCTGAAGGAAAGAGAGGCGGTACGTACTCCTATGCAATGGTCTGCAGGCAAACATGCCGGATTTTCTACCTCAGACCAACCGCTTGAAAACCCCGTTATCGACAAAGGAGAGTTCGCCTACCAGCAGGTAAATGTAGAGGCGCAACTGCGGGAGCCGGGTTCTTTTCTTAACTGGACAGCCAATCTTATCCGCGTCCGGAAGCTGTGCCCAGAAATAGGCTGGGGCGACTGGCAGATACTGGAAACGGGTTCGCCCTATGTGCTGGCCATGCAATATGCCTTTAAAGGGAATCATGTAGTGCTGCTACAAAACTTCAGTGAAACGCCACAACAGGTTAGCTTTTCCTCTGGTGCTACTGCAAAAAACAGGCTGGAGAACCTGTTGCAACCGGAAACACTGCAGGCTGATGATAAAGGCCAGGTAAAAACACAAGTAGAAGGCTATGGTTACCGCTGGTACAGAATAGGAGGGATGCTGCCTTTGCATGATATCAAATAA